TATCATCCTGTCCATATGCACCAATCATACTTCTATCAAAACCTATGTCCCTTGGCTTATATGCCGGTACAAGCTCCAATTCCGAGCTCAAAAAATCAGATTCAACTATACCATACTTCTCATTTAAAAGTTTCAACAAATTAGGTTTTACTGAAATTTCATCAGATAAAGGTATACTGCCAATTATTGGATTTAATGCCTCACCTGTTATTGCATCAGCCATTTTCTTTTCCATCTGTTCTTTCCCGAGATGTGGTAATAAATCTGTTATGTATAGAATAGGATCCTTCTCATCTTCACCAAGTTTGAAAGTAATTTTATCACCATTTTCTTTTACAACTACTCCATGTAATGCGAGTGGTATTGTAACCCACTGATATTTCTTAATACCACCATAATAATGTGTTTTAAATAATCCAAGTCCACCATCTTCGTACAAAGGATTTTGTTTTAAATCAATCCTTGGTGAATCAATATGTGCAGCAGATGCTTTAAATCCCGTCTGCATCGATTCATTTCCTATTACTGCCATAACTACTGATTTTCCCTTGTTATTATAATATACTTTACTTCCTGGCTTTAAATTTGTAGCTGTTTCAATATCTATAAATCCATTTTCTTCGGCTATTTTAATAATTCTATCTGCAACTTCCCTTTCTGTTTTGCATTCACTCATAAACACTTTATAGTCTTCGGCAAATTCGAATATCTTATCTTTTTCTTCGCTACTTACCCTAGGCCATCCATTAATATTTTTATAGCCAAAGTTCTTTTCAATTTCTTTTAAATCATTATTCTCCATTCTAATACCCCCCAGGTTATTATTTTTTAATTATATATTAACTATAAAATATTTTTCTATTAAAAGCAAATTTTATGTATTAGTATTGTATATATTTTTA
This portion of the Thermoanaerobacterium sp. RBIITD genome encodes:
- a CDS encoding aminopeptidase, which encodes MENNDLKEIEKNFGYKNINGWPRVSSEEKDKIFEFAEDYKVFMSECKTEREVADRIIKIAEENGFIDIETATNLKPGSKVYYNNKGKSVVMAVIGNESMQTGFKASAAHIDSPRIDLKQNPLYEDGGLGLFKTHYYGGIKKYQWVTIPLALHGVVVKENGDKITFKLGEDEKDPILYITDLLPHLGKEQMEKKMADAITGEALNPIIGSIPLSDEISVKPNLLKLLNEKYGIVESDFLSSELELVPAYKPRDIGFDRSMIGAYGQDDRICAYSVLRAILDVKNPEKTAVAIFADKEEIGSMGNTGLQSRFFENAIAEILEKHEGTTDIKLRKTMKNSELLSADVSSAFDPLYPDVSEKLNTAYIGNGICLTKYTGARGKAGSNDANAEFVAKVRRIFNENNVIWQTGELGKVDIGGGGTVAQYAASYGMDVVDCGVALLSMHSPYELSSKLDLYMGYKAYKSFLESK